In Anaerolineales bacterium, the following proteins share a genomic window:
- a CDS encoding aminopeptidase, which produces MTESEFDKLLSKYADVVVRVGLNLRKGQRLLLRGILEDAPLMRKVTESAYKAGAIYVEPIYTDERIARIRFEHADPETLTEVPNWMMARYEEYYERMDAELAISSSDPELLSGIDPELIAKHNKARAQKFEPLRKYENTTNWCVVSTASPAWAKKVFPNVPEKEAVEKLWEEIFASCRIHEADPVAAWMSHREKLQKYRDYLNAQKFAALHYRAPNTDLTIGLPEKQQWQGAQAEFKNGIIGVPNLPTEEVFTTPHTEKVNGFVSSTMPLNYGGVLIEDFSLTFENGRAVKVTAKKGEETLKKLIETDENAARLGEVALVPNSSPISQRKILFYNTLFDENASCHVAIGNSYRDTIVGGEDMTEEEFAAAGGNKSLVHTDFMIGSDKLDIDGIKSDGSRVAVFRAGEWVVVV; this is translated from the coding sequence ATGACCGAATCCGAATTCGACAAACTCCTCTCCAAATACGCGGACGTGGTCGTGCGCGTGGGACTCAACCTCCGCAAGGGACAACGCCTGCTCCTGCGCGGCATCCTCGAGGATGCGCCGTTGATGCGCAAAGTGACCGAGAGCGCGTACAAGGCTGGCGCAATCTACGTCGAGCCGATCTATACCGACGAGCGCATCGCCCGTATCCGCTTTGAACACGCCGACCCAGAGACTCTCACCGAAGTCCCAAACTGGATGATGGCGCGTTACGAAGAATATTACGAACGCATGGACGCGGAACTCGCCATCTCATCATCCGACCCCGAATTACTTTCTGGCATCGACCCAGAGTTAATCGCAAAGCATAACAAAGCAAGGGCGCAAAAGTTCGAACCGCTCCGCAAGTACGAGAATACGACGAACTGGTGCGTAGTCTCGACCGCGTCGCCCGCGTGGGCAAAAAAGGTGTTCCCAAACGTCCCTGAGAAAGAAGCGGTTGAAAAATTGTGGGAGGAAATCTTCGCCAGCTGTCGAATCCACGAAGCGGACCCCGTCGCGGCGTGGATGAGTCACAGGGAAAAACTTCAAAAGTATCGCGATTACCTCAACGCGCAGAAGTTCGCCGCGCTGCATTATCGAGCTCCCAACACCGACTTGACCATTGGCTTGCCCGAAAAACAACAATGGCAAGGCGCGCAAGCCGAATTCAAAAACGGAATCATTGGCGTGCCCAACCTCCCCACTGAGGAAGTGTTCACCACGCCGCACACCGAAAAAGTGAACGGGTTTGTTTCGTCAACCATGCCGTTGAATTATGGCGGCGTGTTGATCGAAGACTTCAGCCTGACGTTCGAGAACGGACGCGCCGTGAAAGTGACGGCGAAAAAAGGCGAAGAGACGTTGAAGAAATTGATCGAGACCGACGAGAACGCGGCGCGGCTTGGAGAGGTCGCGCTCGTGCCGAACAGTTCGCCCATCAGCCAGCGGAAGATCCTCTTTTACAACACGCTCTTCGACGAGAACGCCTCCTGTCACGTTGCCATCGGAAACTCATACCGAGACACCATCGTCGGCGGCGAAGATATGACCGAAGAAGAATTCGCCGCGGCGGGCGGCAACAAGTCCCTTGTCCACACCGATTTCATGATCGGCTCGGATAAACTCGATATTGATGGAATCAAATCCGATGGGTCACGCGTGGCTGTTTTTCGTGCAGGTGAGTGGGTGGTTGTTGTATAA
- a CDS encoding DUF3592 domain-containing protein has product MYDELPIKKLTRAEVHDWRVKTVVEGFGLPLLIALIFFFIKKDEILWPFTDKSNLKTTSGVITVSQVDYKSGPRSSGWYFDIRYQYQVDEKIYLSDRIRYSYFGSKEESFAEGYVAKYPIGSTVIVYYDPDLPQKAVLEPYVYDYSGLYIIGFILLYGVSIASLSFWIR; this is encoded by the coding sequence ATGTATGATGAATTGCCGATAAAAAAATTAACCCGAGCTGAAGTTCACGACTGGCGAGTTAAAACTGTAGTAGAAGGTTTTGGTTTACCGTTGCTAATTGCTTTGATCTTTTTTTTTATAAAAAAAGATGAAATTTTGTGGCCATTTACAGACAAATCTAACTTGAAAACAACAAGTGGCGTAATAACGGTTTCTCAAGTTGATTATAAGAGTGGTCCGAGAAGTAGCGGATGGTATTTCGATATCAGATACCAGTATCAAGTTGATGAGAAAATTTATTTGTCAGATAGGATTCGATATAGCTATTTCGGATCTAAAGAGGAATCCTTTGCCGAAGGATATGTTGCCAAATATCCCATTGGATCTACCGTGATAGTTTATTATGATCCCGATCTACCTCAGAAAGCAGTGCTGGAGCCGTATGTTTATGATTATTCTGGGCTTTACATTATTGGATTTATTCTTCTATACGGCGTATCCATTGCATCACTTAGCTTTTGGATACGTTGA
- a CDS encoding MFS transporter, which produces MTQNKNWLASLTQGLPPTYWLLWSGTLINRLGGFVIPFLTLYLTDQRGISVSQAAFMVSLFGAGSFLSQLIGGELADRLGRRPVMLLSFLVTPIFMLALGLANDVALIALLTFIVGFFTDLYRPAVGAAIADLVPPESRTRAYGYNYWAINLGAAVAPLLAGLVAGYNYLILFAADALTTLAFGLIVLFGIRETRPAEAHHTAHASFTERVGQLKREPILLIFSLLALFFGMVYMQSYVALPLDMQSNGLGPEAYGATIAVNGFLIILVTIPISNMAVKWHRFRTIALSAVFLGLGFGFTALADNLILFMLSVAIWTVGEIAATSVAPAIIADFSPVELRGVYQGIFGAAWGLSFFLGPLTGGWIYEHFGSDALWLVCLAIGILLAFCYLALGAPAKRRMESAS; this is translated from the coding sequence ATGACCCAAAACAAAAATTGGCTCGCCTCCCTCACGCAAGGACTGCCTCCCACCTACTGGCTCTTGTGGAGCGGCACGCTCATCAACCGTCTCGGCGGCTTCGTCATCCCCTTCCTCACCCTCTACCTCACGGACCAACGCGGCATCTCGGTCAGTCAAGCCGCGTTCATGGTCTCGCTCTTCGGCGCTGGCTCGTTCCTCTCGCAACTCATCGGCGGCGAACTGGCAGACCGTCTCGGTCGCCGTCCCGTCATGCTCCTCAGTTTCCTCGTCACGCCGATCTTCATGCTCGCCCTCGGTCTCGCAAACGACGTCGCCCTCATCGCCCTCCTCACCTTCATCGTCGGATTTTTCACCGACCTCTATCGTCCCGCCGTCGGCGCGGCAATTGCGGATTTAGTCCCGCCCGAATCGCGGACGCGCGCCTACGGATACAACTACTGGGCGATCAACCTCGGCGCGGCGGTCGCTCCGCTTCTCGCGGGACTTGTGGCTGGGTACAACTACCTCATCCTCTTCGCCGCCGACGCGTTGACCACCCTCGCCTTCGGCTTGATCGTCCTCTTCGGCATCCGTGAGACGCGTCCCGCCGAGGCGCATCACACCGCACACGCCTCATTCACCGAACGAGTCGGTCAACTCAAACGTGAACCGATCCTGTTGATCTTTTCCCTGCTGGCATTGTTCTTCGGCATGGTTTACATGCAATCCTACGTCGCCCTCCCGCTCGATATGCAATCCAACGGACTTGGACCCGAAGCCTACGGCGCGACGATTGCCGTCAACGGATTCCTCATCATCCTCGTCACGATTCCCATCAGCAATATGGCAGTGAAGTGGCATCGCTTCCGCACGATCGCATTGTCGGCGGTCTTCCTCGGGCTTGGCTTCGGTTTCACCGCCCTCGCCGACAATTTGATCTTGTTCATGCTCAGCGTCGCCATCTGGACAGTTGGTGAGATCGCCGCCACCTCCGTCGCCCCCGCCATCATCGCGGATTTTTCTCCCGTTGAATTGCGCGGCGTGTATCAGGGCATCTTCGGCGCCGCGTGGGGGCTCTCATTCTTCCTCGGTCCGCTCACGGGTGGATGGATCTACGAACACTTCGGTAGTGACGCGCTCTGGCTGGTTTGTCTCGCAATCGGAATCCTCCTCGCCTTCTGCTATCTCGCCCTCGGCGCTCCCGCCAAACGCCGCATGGAAAGCGCCTCGTGA
- a CDS encoding pyridoxamine 5'-phosphate oxidase family protein, which yields MPRDYVSQPPTAFQRRPHLTKDDDWIRAFLHEAKIGHIATSIDGQPFINPTMFWYDEAERQIVFHSNVAGRVRSNVESNPKVCLEASELGKFLPSNVALEFSLQFRSVVVYGSARLGTIPPRRGVCYMA from the coding sequence ATGCCGCGCGACTACGTCTCCCAGCCTCCTACCGCGTTCCAACGCCGTCCGCATCTCACCAAAGACGACGACTGGATTCGTGCATTTCTGCATGAAGCAAAAATCGGACACATCGCCACATCCATTGACGGACAGCCGTTCATCAACCCGACGATGTTCTGGTACGACGAAGCCGAGCGCCAGATCGTCTTTCACTCTAATGTCGCGGGGCGAGTCCGCTCGAATGTGGAATCCAACCCGAAGGTCTGCCTTGAAGCGAGCGAGTTGGGGAAGTTCCTCCCATCGAATGTTGCCCTCGAATTCTCGCTTCAATTCCGCAGTGTGGTCGTCTACGGAAGCGCGCGGCTGGGGACGATCCCGCCGAGGCGCGGCGTCTGTTATATGGCTTGA
- a CDS encoding DUF4342 domain-containing protein has translation MPEEKFRTEEFRVDGEELLRKVKNLINEGNIRRVIIKDKDGKVVFEIPLTFGVVGALIAPQLAAIGAIAALLSEATVIVEKKE, from the coding sequence ATGCCCGAAGAAAAATTTCGCACCGAAGAATTTCGAGTGGACGGCGAAGAACTGCTTCGCAAAGTCAAGAACCTCATCAACGAGGGAAACATCCGCCGCGTGATCATCAAAGACAAAGATGGCAAGGTCGTTTTTGAAATCCCGCTGACGTTCGGCGTGGTCGGCGCGTTGATCGCTCCGCAACTCGCCGCCATCGGCGCAATCGCCGCATTGTTAAGCGAAGCGACGGTGATCGTGGAAAAGAAAGAATAG
- a CDS encoding dipeptide epimerase, producing MMMKLHWEPISLELRTTFRVAHGASDQRHNVLVYLDDGVGEAAAVPYYGETQQGIIEYFKSAPDLGDDLFDMDAALAKRPAGSRAARSAIDEALHDLWGKKLSQPLYKLFGLNPAKIPQTSFTIGMDEPEVMAEQAKASGHPILKIKLGSEKDEEIVSAIRRATDAKLRVDANAGWSRERALQIIPKLAEYDLEFIEQPLAVDDVDGYFWLKDQLRAQRIDIPIFADETAKNSHDVAKLAGAIDGVVVKTMKSEGIRESLRMIHTARAHDMQIMLSCMVESSVGVTAAAHLAPLCDYADLDGPLLIKNDPYRGVTYDGATMSLPSGAGIGVERISPSP from the coding sequence ATGATGATGAAACTTCATTGGGAACCGATTTCACTTGAGTTGCGGACGACGTTTCGTGTGGCGCATGGGGCGAGCGATCAGCGTCATAACGTTTTGGTTTATCTCGACGACGGCGTGGGCGAAGCGGCGGCTGTGCCGTATTATGGCGAGACGCAACAAGGCATCATCGAATATTTCAAGTCGGCGCCTGATTTAGGCGACGATCTTTTTGACATGGACGCGGCTCTTGCGAAGCGACCTGCTGGCTCGCGTGCGGCGCGCTCGGCAATTGACGAGGCGTTGCACGATCTGTGGGGGAAAAAGTTGAGTCAGCCGTTGTATAAATTATTTGGCTTGAACCCCGCGAAGATTCCACAAACTTCTTTTACTATTGGAATGGACGAACCCGAGGTGATGGCTGAACAAGCCAAAGCGTCTGGGCATCCGATTTTGAAGATTAAGTTGGGGAGTGAGAAGGATGAGGAAATCGTTTCTGCGATTCGGCGCGCCACGGACGCGAAACTCCGCGTCGACGCGAACGCGGGCTGGAGCCGCGAGCGCGCGTTGCAGATCATCCCAAAACTTGCCGAGTACGATCTGGAATTCATCGAACAGCCGCTGGCGGTGGACGATGTGGACGGTTATTTCTGGTTGAAAGACCAGTTACGCGCCCAGCGAATTGATATTCCCATCTTTGCCGATGAGACCGCGAAGAACTCGCACGATGTCGCCAAACTGGCAGGCGCGATTGACGGCGTGGTGGTGAAGACGATGAAGAGCGAGGGGATACGCGAGTCGTTGCGAATGATTCACACGGCGCGGGCGCACGATATGCAGATCATGTTGAGTTGCATGGTCGAGTCATCGGTCGGCGTGACTGCCGCCGCGCATCTGGCTCCGTTGTGCGACTATGCCGATTTGGATGGTCCGCTGTTGATCAAGAATGATCCGTATCGTGGGGTGACGTATGACGGGGCAACGATGAGTCTGCCCAGCGGCGCGGGGATTGGGGTGGAAAGGATTTCTCCTTCACCCTAA